The region ATGTAGTAGATCACGATGCCCGCAACCACAAGACCACCGCCAAAACGACGCAAAATATTATCCGGCAGTTGGCTCATCGTGGCGATCATTCGACGCCAGGCGCGTGGATAGAGCATCGGTCCAAGGCCTTCCAGCACCAGGACCAAAGCCAGTGCGAGCCAGATCGTTGAATTCATTTTTATTCCTTATAAAAGAAAACCACCGCTCCGTTAAGAGCGGTGGTTTGAATACTCAAACGAGCCTGAGTTTATCGCGTTGCGT is a window of Enterobacter pseudoroggenkampii DNA encoding:
- a CDS encoding DUF2065 domain-containing protein → MNSTIWLALALVLVLEGLGPMLYPRAWRRMIATMSQLPDNILRRFGGGLVVAGIVIYYMLRKTIG